From a region of the bacterium genome:
- a CDS encoding YHS domain-containing protein, with amino-acid sequence MARAKDPVCGMSVDERKASATSEYRGQTYYFCSKGCKAAFDKDPEKFVS; translated from the coding sequence ATGGCCCGGGCGAAGGATCCGGTGTGTGGGATGAGCGTCGACGAACGGAAAGCGTCGGCCACCTCCGAATACCGGGGACAGACGTACTACTTCTGCTCCAAGGGGTGCAAGGCGGCCTTCGACAAGGACCCCGAGAAATTCGTGAGCGA